The window TTACGTCGCAAAGGCGGGAGAGACTCGTGAAATTTCCGCCTCATTCGCGTTTCttttctgttgttgtcgtcttCGCCGGGTGCCGGACAAGTAGTAAATAAGGCATGCAGGAACGGCGATCACAAGGCGCAGGCGAGTGTTCGTTCGCCAGTTTCCCAAGGTGACCGCTGAGGCGCGCACTCCGGCGCTCGTGCAGGGCTGCGAATCcgctaaaaaaacctaagGAGAGACATAGCGTGATGTCGGCTTGTGATCCCTGTTGTCATATGATTGGGTCGTTCGATGACCTTCAGCCACAGATTGTGTCATCAAAAGGCGAAGCTGCTTAGCTAATATGCACTCATCAGCCACATTTCTAGCACCCTTTTCGGCTCTACCGTTCACATCCGGAACCGTaaccagcaccgccgccggatcCCACCTTTGAAGCGCGTGTCGCGTTCCGGAAGGCGGGGCTCTGATAATCGGGCACCGGACTCAGTCAAAGGCCATATTTGCAATCTGATGCCCGACACCGACCTCGAACATGGATGAGCCGCAAGACCACAAGATTGCCGACCAAGCTGCCGAAGCGCCCTCTTTGCTATTCTCAGACGACGAGCAGCGCGTCCTGGCGCTCTACGATGAACTCCGCGACCTTGAGGTGAAGGTTGCCCTCATCAAGGCACAGCAAAGCTACGCCCCAGGTACTTCATCCCATTGAGGGAGAACCACATTGGTCGAAGACGTCTGATCATTTCCATAGATGTCCCAGTACAAAATACCAAAGAGAATGTGCGACAGACACAACAGGACGCGGCAAAGGCGCGTGCCAGATGGCTGCTGAGGAACGACATCACAGACAACGTTATCACGGCCAACCCGATCCTCAAAGCGGTCCATGGCAGCACGCAATCCACGCCGATTGAATCGTGAGTCGTCCTCACATCTCATTCTCGACCATACGCAAGTGCACGCACGGCAACCAGCTGACAATGTCCAGTGATCTCCTCCCTTACGTCCGCGCCCGCGACGCTGCCTCCATCGCGCTTTCCAAGACATCCTCCGACATCCGTTCCGCTGTCGATGAGCTCACcgatgtcgaggccgagagcctGCGCGTGGGCCGGCGCAACATCGGGCTAGCGGCCGAAGTGCTGCGGCTGGCCACAGAGACGGAGATGAGGCGAAcgggcgagacggacgacCCCGCTGTGCAGGCAGAGATGGCCCGGCTGCAGGTTGAGCTTAAAGCCAGCAGGCAACGGTGGAAGGTTATGAAGGGCACAGCTAGTGCCGTGGTCGTTGGCAGCGGCGTCGACTGGGCGAGAGATGAGGTGCTGACGGACATCGTGTTGGATCCTGAGGATGAGCGATGAGGAAGGTCTTAAGTCAGAAGGACATCGGCAGATGTCCTCCCAGGTCGAGTGCATTTGGACTGACGGCTCAACTATGTCTCGATTCTATGGGATGGCCAAGCACGCGCTAGACGGCATGATCCTGAGGCTGACTTGTAGTTGATGAATGGGCTCGGCTTGTACCACGCCGACAACCAAGGCCGTCTACCGTCCAAGACGACACGCAACGGTGAGAGTCACGCAACGTGAACGGTCTGTCAGGGGAAAGGGATAATGTTCGAACCGCCGGTAACCATCGATCGATACCGAGGAGTCAACAACATTTGCTTCAGTTCGCGATGCACAGCACGTAGGAAGATACGCCGGTACGGCCCGTCTCAGGCAAGTCACGATGGCGAGAAACGCGAGCTGGCCAGCCCAGATGGCAAACTCCGGATCACGGGGCACTGCCCTGTCCTGCGCACGATCGATCAACCACCGTCCATTCTCAATTGCACAGCAAGGACAGCACTCTGCCAGACACTGCATCGGCAGTTGAAGAATCATGTTTGGTCACCAAGCTCGCGGCCCCTGCCGTTCTCCACACGATCCTCGCCACTCACAAGCTCCCATGAAGCCTAACGGGGATTAACGCGACTCGGGCGCTATGGCCACCGCGATGCCGAGCGGGCAATCACGTGGGAGGAGCTTGGCCCCGAGATCTGCTTCTGCGGCCAATGCCTGAGCTGGAAATTGTCTGCCGGCATTTCATTGCTGTCTGTACGGGTAGAAAATATACAATATGGAAAAGGGTCTTTGGTGTCTGATTGAAGCGCGTTTCAATCCCCAGGGGGAAACGCAAAAACAGCATCCCTACACCTCCTGCCTGTTAGCAATTCTGCGAGTTCCAATCTTGTGATCCATGTATCTCACTCACGCGTCACAGTGGAAAGACAATACGCGTGCGTCCAAGCCATTCGTCCACTAACGAATGGAACACTCGCTTCCAGATTAGATAATCAGGGTGCGTCCTGCGTCTTGCGTctgtcgaagaagacgagagggggagggaaatGGGACTGAAATTTGGGGGGAGTGCAGAGCTCCCTGACAGTCCTGCTCCGCGTCTGTTGCGCCGGATCAGCCAGGAGGGAGTGGAGCAGCCGGCTGGCGCTGGGCTACACTCTCCATGTACATGCGCGTGCAGCTCGCCAGGTGTGAGGGACTTGAATGTTTGGcttgggaggggaggggtgtgtgtgtgtgtgtgtgtgtgtgtatgagTGAGAGAGTCTGTGGTCAGGGAGGAGGGCCAAAAATGGCCGGGGAGCATCAGGTACAGCACAGTATCAGCAAGGCAAAGGCGACTTAACCAGCAAAACTGCCTGGCTCCATGTATCCGCTACAGGTCGTGGGTACTTCACGCACTTTGTTCGCCAGCCCATTACCACTTCCTTCCCAGCGCCAGCCCAGCCAAACAGGGAACAAGCGGGCAAAAGCAAAATGGCTGGGCCCGTCGACCTGTCTGGAATGGTGCGGAAacgcctgctgctgctgctactacttGCTCCTTATTACTACTGCTGGCACAAGCTGGGTCCGGCTGATCTGGTCGCCGCCTGGCCCATGGCTAAACGTCGTGCCGGCTTGTGAACTTGCAGACGAGGCCTGCATTGGGTGGTGCGCAATGTGTGCCTGAGTGCATTGGTGCGGGGAGGAGCTGTGTCCGACTGTCTTGCAGGCATCTCCTAGCATGTTGTTTCGAGGTACACGACGCGCCCGCACATTCTGTGCGCATGACCAAGTATTCCCACAATTGCTCGACGCCAACATGTCGTTGCACTGCCCTGCTGCCGCACATACGGATACTGGGCGATGGATATCGTACTGGGGCCGACGACTCGACAATTTCGAACGGCAACCCGGCCTTCAACCTTTCGAGTTTGAAGAGAGTAGTAGAGAAGCTTTTGTTCAGGACGGTGGTAAGAGAAGCGAGGCGTGAGTTGTCGCATTGCCGTGGTATCTCCAGTCTTCAACCGGTCGGTGTTGGTGTCGACGCTTCAGCTGGTGTTCCATTACCGAAAGGTCACCAAGAGGCCATGCATCAGCATTTCAGCTTGTGTCATCTATTGTCAACGAGTAGCTTGAAGGGTTCCCGCACGTGTTGCATGCTTTCTCtccgacgagaacgagaagagGTAAGAAGGCGTGGAAATCAACATCCAAAAGAAGGCTGGGGAGTCCAGAGTGTACCGTGAGCTGCGCGTGGGAGTGATTGGGAGCATCTGCCCAAGCTGATTTCGGATTTGGTGGACCAAGTTGACGGTACCTTGGGTTAAGTAGCGATACATGCCAATCTCGTATGACGGTACATGGGGCGTATGCATGAATCAAGTACCCAGAATCCGTTTCGGCGAGTGGCCGGCTCGAGTGCCATCCCCCATCAATCAACAGTCACATTACTTCCGGTCGTCGGTCCAATGTCGCATCTCCCTGAGCAACAGAGTGCTGTCAATTCGGCAGCTTGCCGCTCCCTTGACGTCCTTGGGTGTCACCGGATGGCAAATGTCTCTATTTCCCTGCGGAATGGGAGCCGTATACCGGATTGGGCTCAATGGGTCCAGACTTGTAAGCTCGACAGCTGGACTCAGTCTGCGGCTGCGGGCCGGCTGGGGTTGCACGAGTTGCTGCTGGAGTGCTGGTTGCTGCCGTAAGGACTCGAAAAGCCTACAGGTCAAGCGTTGCTGCCGTAAGCTTTCGAGGAGCTGTCCAAGCTGTGTCGGAGCTGGTGGGTGGGCTTCGCGCCGGAAGGCTAATAATGATGTTGCACTCTAGAAAGGCCACCATTGGCTTAGCTGTGTGTATCCGGTCTAACCGCGTGGACTGGCAACCCAGGGCGAGCCAAACATGGTGCGTTTGTCGAGTAGAACTCTGTACTCAGTACCGATGGTACGTACGGGCTTTGGGCTTCGCGTTTTGGAGGCGATCCCTTTGGGTGTAATGATGATGGGACAAGCCACTTTTGGAGAGGGGGGAATGCCGCGAAGTGTGTCGAGTAGCGTTTTAGTGTGGGCGAAATTGCGCAGCATCGTCCAGGAAGCGTGGACACCCGCACGCACAGTGTGCCTACGTCTGAGTGATTGATTGTGTGCATCacgcctccctcgccgacTCCTCCGCTGCCCGCCACCAATGCCCTGTTGATCTCCCAACCTAGCCGGCTGAGCCTTGTCCATTTCGTGGACATATCGGAAAGAGAATGAGGTTGGGCATATCCGTACAGGCTAAGAGGGAGAGTGCCTGTTTGTTGTGTAATCAGTCAGCAACATCTACAAATACAGCCCGAGTAAAGCCATTCGAGTCCTGATGAGCGATCGTCTTGGTGCGTCCGCCGGTCCGGATGACATTGTCCGCTACGCCGTTCCGATAATTCAAATTGGGAGTTACGGAAAACGCGCTGTTGTGTCGGGCAACTCTGATCACAGTGGTCAGCCATCGTATTTGCCACTACGAGACTAGACAGCTGGTATAGGCCATGGGATAGGTACCGAGGGGACGGTATCCGTGTTGTGCATTACACACGTGAAAGGGTCGAGGCGAAGTTGGCAGAAAGCACGAGCTTCGTCTCCCCTCATCCATGCAACGACGCGGGCTCACTTCGAGATACGTCGGCTGGAGGGAATTAGGCCTTGTTGGCAACCAGGCTACAGACGGTAGGGGACCCTTTAGCGCCAATGAGCATAATGAAGGAATTGCCGGGTTCAGGTTAAGTCCAGTCGGTCGCAGTAGGTGTGCCGACTTGGATGTATCCGCACTCCATCCCCATGCTGCCAATGCTTGATGCCATCGCAACAAGGGCGGTGGGGAGAGCTTGAGAGGAGGGTGTGAGTAATGTAGGGTGTCAGGGGAGACTTGGTGCGATAGACAACTGCCCAGGATAAGGTCGGAAGTGATGGTGTTGTGGGAAATAGATGAATCAACAACGTAGACGTTCTCGGTCGGTATAAGTGGATAGCCGACGATGCGCTGTCGTCAAAGGTGGAAATGGCGAAAGCATCAATCAGTCAGTGCCGAATCATCGGCATCCAGCAGCAGTCAACGACTGCGATTGACCCGTAGGGCGATGACAGTGacaagagacagagagagacgtAGGGAACAAAGGGTGGGGTTGGAGGAAGACGCAAGATGCCCAAGACCAAACCACCGCACTCGCTTCAGGACGCGACAAGGTACACAGTGCGAGTTCTTGACGTCAAACAGAGGTACAAAGGGAATGTACAGTACATCGGTGCGGAGTTTTGCGCGTGTTTTGTACCTGTACAGTACCGCACAATAATAGCAGCGGCAAACCGAGGAGGGGAGAAGCAGGGGGGCAAGGACTGGATGGAAGGTAAGGTAGCAAGTGGAAAGAAGACGAACGTGGACGAACGGCGCAGGAAGACAGGAGAGCCGGACAATCATACTGCCTACTCACTCCGACATACGATTGTTGTTGGTGTCGCTCCTGCCTCTGTCTTGTCCCCCCCTTGACCGCggcagctgctgctgcaggttGCTCTCGCGTCGCGTCTTTGCGCGTACATTTCGACCATCGCATCGCAAGAAGGGGAGTGTAAGTGAGAGGTGGGTGTGTATTGGATCAGTTGCGTGCGGACACACCACACTACCTATGTCGGCAAGTATCATTTTGTCGTAGTGGTACTGCCCCTTCCCCTTGTGTGAAAAAAGAACAGACGGCAAGAAAGGGGGCAGGGGGGTAAGGTGAGGAAAGGAAGCAAAAGGCAAGGAAGGTACCTCCTTTTCCTAGCGAATCTGTGGTAAGGTACCTTTACCCTGAGGGCGGAGATGGACTTTGGGAAGGGACGGGGGACGCTGGAGTAGGTACTGTGAGAGGGAAGGGGACCAGTCCTCGACTGTCAGGAAGGCAATGCGCGCCCACCCTTCCACCCTTCCTGTTGCACCTTCCCCTCTCTTGCCTCTCCTCGCctctcctctttttttttcttacGCGTGCGTGTGCCCAGTGTTGCCGGTGCCTGTACCAGTGCCAGTGCGCagacctttttttttttttttacgGATACCTACCCAGACACCCACAGCCATTCAGCAGCCAGCTGGAGCAGCAGCGCGCAGCAGCAACCAGCCAGCCCGACACCCAGACACCCAGACAAGTGACAAGGTCGGCCAGAGAGGAGGTGATCCaaggcgaaaaagaggaggaagggccAAGGTGACtgacccccctcccacctAGACGCCCCCCCCAGTCTCCTTGCCAGTCGTCCCAGACTTCCCAGCAAAAACAAGTGCACCCAGGCGCGTTGCTCCCGCACAATCACTCCCCCATAGTAAAAAGGCTGCTTGGCCCTCCCCCCATACAATttccttccctcttcttctcccataCAAATCTCCCACCCAAATCCTCCTCTCATACAATCTGCACTCTCGCAATACCACACATTGCAGCCTACGCGCACTCAAACCTGTGAGTACCGTCCGCCCAACTCGCCTTaccccatcaacaccacaAACACCCGCGCAACACCTTCATTTTTTATTTTCCTTGCCCGTGTCATTTTGGAACTGTCGTCTCGATTCGCAACACACAAGCCGTTTTTTTCTCCGTGAAGTCGGTATCGTGGGCGTTGGCAGACGAAGGCCTTCCAACTTGGCGTGCACCTCTCCAGCTCTTCGTCTTATTGAGctcctcgccatctccaTCGAGCGCACCTCCCAAAGAGCTTACCAGCTAACCAGAGCTTGACGCGTCCAGAACACCTCAACCACAACACCGTTTCCAACTCTCAAAAACTACCTTCAGGTATGCATCACGATTTCACTTGGACAACTCCGAGCTTCAAATGTCAATTACTTCGCGTTGCGGTGTTCAATTGCGTTTGCGCCTCAACACCACCCGATGGGCTCTGCATCATTGCCCCGCCCCTTGCGCAAAGATACTGCGCTCTTCTCCCGTCGGCGCAACCCTCAACAACCGCAGAACCCTTTTTGTTGAATGTATTGGTTTGCAGAATACTGACTCTTCGTCTCGTAGATACCCAAAATGCCCAAAGCTGCTACCAAGCGAGGCGCggccggcaaggtcgacaagaagcGCGCCAAGAAGGGTAAAGTCAACTGCCATTGTTCTCTGCGCCGTATCGCGCGTTTAGAGACATAACTTCCTCAAGTCTAGCTTACTGACAATGGTTCAGACCCCAACGCTCCTAAGCGTGGCCTGTCCGCTTACATGTTCTTCGCCAACGAGCAGCGTGAGAACGTCCGCGAGGAGAACCCCGGTATTTCCTTCGGCCAGGTCGGCAAGATCCTCGGTGAGCGCTGGAAGGCTCTCAACGAGAAGCAGCGTCAGCCCTACGAGGCCAAGGCTGCCACCGACAAGAAGCGTtacgaggacgagaagcaaGCCTACAACGTAAGACCCCTTTGCCCCCAACCCGTGCCATTGTTTGCGTTGTGCTGAAGCTAATTAGTCCATCTGAAGGCCGAACAAGAGGAGGATGAGTCCTCTTGATTGATGTATTTCTGTTGCTTCTCGGTCCGAATGGGTGGCGTTGAGTTACTTTCCCGCACATCTTTCGGACTTTCCTTGTAACTTTGGGCTCGGCGGTGTATGATGGGATTGAAATGGTTTGTTTTTCTCGTTATTCAGGATCGGCAGGATGGGCGATACAAGGCAGGCAATGCTTCTAAGCCGCCCCCCGCATCCGTAGGCGAGCTGGTCAGGCCGCCAGTCGCGGAACGAAACAGTCCACGATTGGGAGGACTAAATGACATTTGACGGCTCACGTTGACATTTGCATGAACATTTACTGCCGCTCCACCTGCATGCGTGTACGTAACCGAATCTGTGAAGCTATCCAAGAATATGACGTGACGACGTAAGCCGGTCGCATTGCGCTCTATGTTTCTGTTCTCGTCATAGGGGTCTTCTCTTAGGACCCAGAGCCTTTGAAAGACGCCTCTTGAACCATGTATGGTTCCAAACAGTTGCAACCCGCTCCTCGGTTGAGGATTGGCTTAGACACAGCGCGCACTTGATTCGGAATGATTTGGGCAATGATTGCGGTGCAGACGCTACGGCCAGGTCGATCCCCTTCCAAGCGAGATCCCGGTGAGCCACGGTGAGCCACAGTGAGCCGCCTCCGTGGAGACGTCTATGGCTGACCTTACCTTTATGATTTGGGGCAGCTTCCCGGCCCGCTTGGCGGGGAAGAGCACTTTGCTCGGCGCAGTTGATGGCTGTGGCTCTCGGCCCAATCCATGCTTTCGAGTGACATGATGTTTGTAAGGCAGGAACGGGCCAAGTGAGGCTGCCTGCCATGCCTTCCCTTAGTTCTTTCCCCAGGCTGCATCTCTCGTCTCGCTCCATGCCATTGACTGGGCCTTTGCCAGCTTTTAAGTTCTTGAACAGTTCTTGCCTCTCCCAGGCCGGGTCTTTAGAAGTTGCCCTTCTTTTGTCTCCTTCCACACATCGTTACCAAAAtcccatcaccgtcaccatcaccatcaccttGCACTTCAAGCTTTCCTTCCGACCGACCACTCCTGAGAATGCGGCTCGCAGCATATCTCTCAACTGTCACACGATACATCCGCAGTTAGTGTCGCCAACGGCTATAGATAATTCCAAGGGCCGCTCCCAGATCGATAGGCCGGCCCGCCGAACGTCGATGACAGATGACCGATCTCTTTCGAGCCTAGTGGGTCTTTGACGGACTATTCGTTGGTTCGTCCCATGCAACGCATCCAATTCCAATTCCAAGCATCCCGGTGAAGTTGATTGCCTTCTTGTCTCGACTTGGATTGCCTCATCTTGCCGGGCAGCTCTGTACTTTACAACCCTTTGCCCACGAAACGAAGCGGTATCCTAGGCTAGGGGCGGGCAACAACAtctcgcccgcgccgccaaGTCGAGAAGGGTTAGTATTCTACAATCTTCATCGTTCACGAGTTTGAAACATTGCATCTCGTCAAACCACCCACGTCGCACAATACCACGCGACTGTCATTGTTAGAATCTCGGCACACAACCTTCTCACTCCTCACTCCGCCCCGCCAAGGACTGCACCTCAATCGGCTGCAATCGACACTTGCTTCATACACGATGCCCCAAGCCCATCTCTTTCGTCCACCTCAACCCAGCCTGTCAACGCGCTGAAGTGCCCCCCCAAATTGAGATCAGAAGTCATCCATTACTTTGCCAAACGTTGTTCTCTTCCTCtgtttgggggggaggggggttccaTCTCGTCTCACTGGAATGGCCAGTCGCCGTATTCCGTGACCTACCGCCAATGTTCTTTTGGGTTCCTTGGGTCTTTGCTAAAAGCAGGTGTTCACCTGCAATGTTTATGCAAGTGCTAACTACCCAAGCGTCATCCCCACTAACCCCGGCCCGGCCTCATTCGTCCACCGTTACAATTTGGATATTCCTAATGCATGCAGAGGGGGAGCCGTACAGGCTCATGGGGTCAATCCCAGCAGTCGTGGCAAGCTCTGGCTAGTCGGCTGCTGGATCGATATGGATTAAGCCCACACATGTTGCTTTGCCAGTAGTCTGACATACATGCGCTTGCTCCTCTTCTACATGCCTTCCCAACCCTCTTGCGAGCGCTTGATACCGGCCATCAAACCCGCTCTCACTTTACGCTATCCGGCCTGGGCTTAACGGCACATGCGCCGCTTACTTGACTCGCCGATGCGGAAACCTTTACCTCCCAGCATCTGACGAGCGAGCGGTCACGGCTCCCACGAAACCCAAATTCGACTTCGTCCCGGGGCAACAACTTCACCCCTGTCCGGCTCCAAAGCGGCAAGGAGGGGGTACCGGACAGCATATGAGGAAGTTGCAGGTGTTTTTCCCATTTGACAAAAATCGCCAACCACTCACTATCCGAAGTCCAGGAAGCGCTGTACACGTCAGATGTGAGCAACCAGTATCTGGGTTCGTACCGCCAGCATAGAGAATTGCATCTGAGGTTTGACAGGGTGGTGGCGTGCGTTCGTTCTCTGACCGACCATCAAATCGAAACCTGCAGCTCTGAATCGCGGTTGCAGCTGCTTCCCGCCGCCTGTCGAGCGGCCACTTTCGGAGCCGCTGCATCATTACTGCATAGGAGACTGTGCCGAGTACTGGTGGCCtgccttctctctctccctccctctcactCTTCATTTTCTGACCGGCAATTCTACTTCCACTGGTTACAGCCGGATGCCTCGACAGCATTTTAAGCCTCCAACAGCTTTTTTCAACCGCCATTCAAGAACACTGTCAGAATCCTACGTTGATCACGAAGGCACATCGTCAACTTACGGCCTGACAGAGCGGCACAACAATAACCCTTCGTTGGCTCAATCTACTTCTGAGACAATGGAACCGTGAGGTTAACATCGCCGTTTCGGCCTCATGAGTCAGTACGTCCGTCAGAATGGAACAGAGTCTACAAAAGACCGACTACCGCCTGCTCCAGGGCTGTTGTCTGGAGGCTGATCGCGCCGACATTGTGTCGGTAAGCCTGGAAGGGCTTCGAATGACCCTTCCCGAGTTCTATGGAGGCCCCATCAATTTTATGGTTGGAGAAATGCGGAAATGCGCGAGGTTACTCAGGGGCCTATTCGACCTATCGCAAATTTACGCCAACCGAGTGCCCATCTTGCTCAGCTACCTTCAAATTGTTCTCCCATGCCTGTGTAAGACGCTTCGCGACATCAGCAGCTTCTACAATGACCGAGCCGTGAGCAAGGACATACGGTGGCGGAGGATGTATCACAAGATGTCCCAGGAGGCTGGGGGTCTTCCGCTACCACAGCGGTTCACGCTTTACAATCAATTCTTGGACTGTTTGAGACAGCTCTTGATTATGTAGGCCAGATgtctcttcatcttcaaggACGACAACGTACTAGCAAGCATACAGGTCGCCCCATTTTGATCTCAACGGTTTGGAAGTGTTACGAACGAGGATCATCGAGCTGCGAGAAGCAAGAGGACTGCGTACGTGTCCCAAAACTTTTGTGTGTGATTTTGCTACTTACACACCACCCAGCCTCACCCGCCCATGCTGGACCTGTTCTCCGGCCAGAGACTTTGTTGTTGCCGATGATCCAAGATCCCGTACGTCCTGTTAACCGAATCCAAGATGATGTGCTAAATATAGACTCCTTAGACGGTGCACTGGGCCGAACAGATATTTTCTCTGCCGTTGCCATCTCGTACAGCCCTGAAGCACAGCAAGACATCGAGGGCCTATGGACCTTTCCAGGCTTGGGGTCAATTCAACTTCCCCAAAGAAACCAAAATGCTCTTTAGAAGGCATGGCGATGAGATCTCCTTCATGTGTATCATCTGCTAATATTGATGATGTCTCTAGGCCGTTTGACGAAGACCGTCTCGCGCTGATGACACTCCTCAAC is drawn from Colletotrichum destructivum chromosome 6, complete sequence and contains these coding sequences:
- a CDS encoding Putative High mobility group box domain-containing protein encodes the protein MRAHPSTLPVAPSPLLPLLASPLFFSYACVCPVLPVPVPVPVRRPFFFFLRIPTQTPTAIQQPAGAAARSSNQPARHPDTQTSDKVGQRGDFPAKTSAPRRVAPAQSLPHSKKAAWPSPHTISFPLLLPYKSPTQILLSYNLHSRNTTHCSLRALKPNTSTTTPFPTLKNYLQIPKMPKAATKRGAAGKVDKKRAKKDPNAPKRGLSAYMFFANEQRENVREENPGISFGQVGKILGERWKALNEKQRQPYEAKAATDKKRYEDEKQAYNAEQEEDESS
- a CDS encoding Putative centromere protein H, whose product is MDEPQDHKIADQAAEAPSLLFSDDEQRVLALYDELRDLEVKVALIKAQQSYAPDVPVQNTKENVRQTQQDAAKARARWLLRNDITDNVITANPILKAVHGSTQSTPIESDLLPYVRARDAASIALSKTSSDIRSAVDELTDVEAESLRVGRRNIGLAAEVLRLATETEMRRTGETDDPAVQAEMARLQVELKASRQRWKVMKGTASAVVVGSGVDWARDEVLTDIVLDPEDER